The genomic stretch TTCGGGCGTGAGGTACGGCAGTCCCTCGGGGCTGACCTTGCGGGCGTGGGCCAGGGGGAGGGTGATTCGGGGGTCGCGGCGGTAGTGCCAGGTGCCGCCGCTCAGGTCGCTGAGCATGAGGTCGAGCATCAGCGCGCCGCTCAGGTCGGGGTGGCGGGCGTGAATCTGGAAGTGGGGTGGGTCAAGGGGCGCCGCGTAGGGGTGGTAGGTGCCGTCCATGGGGATGTCGAGCCGCCAGCCGCGCAGGAGTTCGGTCAGCTGGGGCTGGGCGCCTCTGGGCACGATCACGTCGAGGTCGTCGTGGGGCCGCGTGGTGTGGCCCAGGTGCAGGTCGAGGGCGTACCCGGCGGCGATCATCCACGGGGCGTCCAGCGGGGCCAGCAGGTGGGCGACCTGCCGGGCGGGGGTCAGGCTGACGGTGCGGGCGTGGTGGGCCAGCGCGGCGGGGCGGAGGGCGGCGTCGGCGTGCGCGCGGCCTCCGTGTCCGTGGGCGGTACGGTAGGCGTGGGCGGCGCCGGGGTCGTGCAGGAGCAGGTCGCGCAGGGCGGCCTGTTCGGCGCGCCAGCCGCTGCCGTGGTCGGGGAGGATCAGGCGCCACCCGCCGGGGTGCGTCCAGTGGGGTCCGCTTCCGCTGTACCCGAGGCGGCGCAGCGTAGCCTGCTGGTCGTCGGTGGGTGTCTCGGGGAGCAGGTCCAGGTGCAGTTCGGGCGGTTCGAGGTCGGCGAGGGCGGGGACGCTGCCGGGCCCGCCGGGCTGCACGTGAAAGACGCCGTCGGGGCGCTTGCGATCCAGGAAGTCGCCCAGGTGCGTGCGGAGGTCGTGGGCGGCGCCGGTGAGGTCCATGCATGAAGCACACCACAGGCGCGGCCCATCCGGCATGCGCCCTCTGGCGGATAATGCCTCTCATGAAGGGTAAGGGTGTGGGGGTGCTGCTGGTGCTGGTGGGTCTGGGGCTGGGCGCGACGGTGCTG from Deinococcus soli (ex Cha et al. 2016) encodes the following:
- a CDS encoding nucleotidyltransferase domain-containing protein, producing the protein MDLTGAAHDLRTHLGDFLDRKRPDGVFHVQPGGPGSVPALADLEPPELHLDLLPETPTDDQQATLRRLGYSGSGPHWTHPGGWRLILPDHGSGWRAEQAALRDLLLHDPGAAHAYRTAHGHGGRAHADAALRPAALAHHARTVSLTPARQVAHLLAPLDAPWMIAAGYALDLHLGHTTRPHDDLDVIVPRGAQPQLTELLRGWRLDIPMDGTYHPYAAPLDPPHFQIHARHPDLSGALMLDLMLSDLSGGTWHYRRDPRITLPLAHARKVSPEGLPYLTPEAVLLFKAGAAGRDPRGKDQQDYQRVQPTLTAEARAWLHGALTHTSPGHPWLRSLE